A window of the Henckelia pumila isolate YLH828 chromosome 3, ASM3356847v2, whole genome shotgun sequence genome harbors these coding sequences:
- the LOC140888451 gene encoding uncharacterized protein, with the protein MRMKPGMPVKDHMLALIGQFNVAEVLGAEIKSETQVDMTLETLPEMFSQFKVSYNMNKLNMSLIELMKELQNAESVLKTQSGDALVVAFVGPSYSKPKGKIGNNKRKKPNKKGPQQRAKKVKIDGKTKGKCFHCGEKSHWKRNCQGYLASKQQGGGELSFIESCLVVDSTNTWIVDSGATNHICNLLHGFQVTKELNEGEHTLRVGT; encoded by the coding sequence ATGCGCATGAAACCTGGGATGCCCGTGAAGGATCATATGCTTGCATTGATCGGTCAATTCAATGTGGCTGAGGTTTTAGGGGCTGAAATCAAATCAGAGACTCAGGTTGACATGACACTTGAGACTCTCCCTGAGATGTTCTCACAATTTAAGGTTAGTTATAATATGAACAAGTTAAACATGTCCTTGATTGAGTTGATGAAGGAACTCCAAAATGCTGAAAGTGTTCTTAAAACTCAAAGTGGTGATGCACTTGTTGTTGCTTTTGTTGGACCATCCTATTCCAAACCGAAAGGTAAAATTGGAAATAATAAGAGAAAGAAGCCCAACAAGAAGGGTCCACAGCAAAGGGCAAAGAAAGTCAAAATAGATGGCAAAACCAAAGGAaaatgtttccattgtggagagaagAGTCATTGGAAGAGGAACTGCCAAGGATACCTAGCTTCCAAACAGCAAGGTGGTGGTGAGTTATCATTTATTGAGtcttgtttagttgttgattctACTAATACTTGGATTGTAGATTCTGGAGCGACTAATCATATATGCAATTTATTGCATGGGTTCCAAGTAACCAAGGAGCTCAATGAAGGGGAACATACTCTTAGAGTTGGCACATGA
- the LOC140887759 gene encoding probable LRR receptor-like serine/threonine-protein kinase At2g24230, giving the protein MGINPAEDYGFSGSFCSWRGVSCDDKAEKIVKFDASGLGLSGVIPETTIGKLTKLEYLDLSNNKISALPSDFWSLSSLKSLNLSYNQISGNLPNNIGNFGKLLSLDLSFNAFSGNIPESVSSITTLQALNLSNNMFESKVPSGITRCPRLVSVDLSANKLRGRLPEGFGAAFPNLKFLNLADNEISGRDSDFVGMNSIVHLNISNNMFKGSAVGVFEGPLEVIDLSRNQFQGHIAMVIVGSTFNKSNLRYLDVSENQFSGEFGTDLNQAQNLIHLNLAHNRFTKQGYLNVHLLTNLEYLNLSETNLIGPIPSSISQLIHLRTLDLSKNHLSSHIPPLATDNLKVLDISYNNLTGGIPLMLIQKFHEMERVNFSYNNLSFCGSQISSEVLQTSFIGSVRSCPIAANSALFKRKSPRHRGLKLALTLSLSMICLLVGLLFLAFRCRRKTKLWVVKQKSFREEQVISGPFSFRTDSTTWVADVKQAASVPVVVFEKPLLNFSFADLLSATSHFDRGTLLAEGRFGPVYGGVLPGGIHVAVKVLVRGSTLTDEEAARELEHLGRIKHANLVPLAGYCLAGDRRIAIYEFMENGNLQNLLYDLPLGVQVTEDWSMDTWDDENNGIQNVGSEGSVVTWKFRHNTALGMARALAFLHHGCSPPIIHRDVKASSVYLDSNLEPRLSDFGLAKIFGSELEDEITRGSPGYMPPELLDPERSSPKTPTPKSDVYGFGVVLFELITGKKPVGDDYPDEKEATLVSWVRGLVRKNKESWAIDTKIRGTAPDAQIVEALKIGYLCTAEVPSKRPSMQQVVGLLKDLELIKQ; this is encoded by the coding sequence ATGGGCATAAATCCAGCGGAAGACTATGGCTTCTCTGGCTCATTTTGTTCTTGGAGAGGTGTGTCATGTGATGACAAAGCTGAAAAGATTGTTAAGTTTGATGCCTCTGGTTTGGGTTTGTCTGGTGTAATACCTGAGACCACTATAGGGAAATTGACAAAACTTGAATACTTGGATCTTAGCAATAATAAAATCAGTGCCTTGCCTTCTGATTTTTGGAGTTTAAGCTCACTCAAGAGTCTTAACCTTTCATATAACCAAATATCTGGAAATCTTCCTAACAACATAGGCAATTTTGGGAAACTTCTAAGTTTGGACCTTTCTTTCAACGCCTTTTCTGGCAATATCCCTGAATCTGTAAGCTCCATCACCACTTTGCAAGCTCTGAATCTCAGTAACAACATGTTTGAATCGAAAGTTCCTTCGGGAATTACTCGATGCCCGCGGTTGGTTTCGGTTGATTTATCGGCAAACAAGCTCCGTGGTCGTCTTCCTGAAGGTTTTGGGGCGGCTTTCCCTAACTTGAAATTCTTGAACCTTGCTGACAATGAAATTTCTGGTCGGGATTCAGATTTCGTAGGGATGAATTCCATCGTCCATCTTAACATTTCAAACAATATGTTTAAAGGTTCTGCTGTTGGTGTCTTTGAAGGGCCACTGGAGGTGATAGATTTGAGCAGAAACCAGTTTCAAGGTCACATTGCCATGGTAATTGTGGGTTCCACTTTCAACAAGTCGAATCTACGGTATTTGGATGTGTCTGAAAACCAGTTTAGTGGAGAATTTGGCACTGATTTGAATCAAGCACAGAATCTCATTCACCTTAATCTTGCCCACAATAGATTTACCAAACAAGGTTACTTGAATGTCCATTTGCTAACCAATTTAGAGTACCTGAATTTGTCTGAAACTAATTTGATTGGTCCTATTCCTAGTAGCATCTCACAACTTATCCATTTGAGAACACTGGATCTATCCAAAAACCATCTTAGTAGCCATATTCCTCCTCTTGCTACTGATAATCTTAAAGTTCTAGACATTTCGTACAACAATCTTACAGGGGGTATCCCTTTGATGCTCATCCAAAAATTTCATGAGATGGAACGGGTAAACTTTTCTTACAACAACTTAAGCTTCTGTGGGTCACAAATTTCATCTGAAGTCCTCCAAACATCTTTCATTGGATCGGTGAGGAGCTGTCCAATTGCTGCAAACTCGGCCTTGTTCAAACGAAAATCTCCGAGGCATCGGGGATTGAAGCTTGCTCTAACTCTTTCTCTCTCAATGATATGTTTGCTCGTGGGATTGCTGTTTTTGGCCTTTCGATGTCGGAGGAAAACAAAACTGTGGGTTGTGAAACAGAAATCCTTTAGGGAAGAACAAGTTATCTCAGGACCATTTTCTTTCCGGACTGATTCAACCACTTGGGTGGCCGATGTCAAGCAAGCGGCGTCTGTGCCAGTAGTTGTTTTTGAGAAACCGTTGCTGAATTTTTCATTTGCAGATCTCTTGTCTGCTACCTCTCATTTTGATCGTGGGACGTTGTTGGCGGAAGGGAGGTTTGGGCCTGTTTATGGTGGAGTATTGCCAGGAGGAATTCATGTTGCCGTCAAAGTTTTGGTTCGCGGATCCACATTGACGGACGAGGAAGCGGCACGAGAGCTCGAACATCTTGGTCGAATAAAACACGCGAATCTGGTCCCGTTAGCTGGCTACTGTTTGGCTGGAGATCGGAGGATTGCCATTTATGAGTTCATGGAAAATGGAAACCTGCAAAACTTGCTGTATGATTTACCTCTTGGCGTTCAAGTTACAGAAGACTGGAGCATGGACACTTGGGACGATGAGAATAATGGGATACAAAATGTTGGCTCTGAGGGGTCAGTAGTGACTTGGAAATTTAGGCATAACACTGCTCTTGGCATGGCTCGGGCACTTGCGTTTCTTCACCACGGCTGCTCTCCTCCTATCATTCACAGAGACGTCAAAGCAAGCAGTGTTTATCTTGACTCCAACTTGGAGCCAAGATTATCTGACTTTGGACTGGCTAAGATTTTCGGTAGCGAACTCGAGGATGAGATTACTCGTGGATCGCCAGGTTACATGCCACCAGAGTTACTCGATCCAGAAAGAAGCTCTCCAAAGACGCCAACTCCAAAATCTGATGTCTATGGATTTGGAGTAGTTCTTTTCGAGCTGATCACGGGTAAAAAGCCTGTTGGAGACGACTATCCTGATGAAAAGGAAGCAACATTGGTAAGTTGGGTGAGAGGGTTAGTGAGGAAGAACAAAGAATCATGGGCTATTGATACGAAGATCCGCGGAACAGCCCCCGATGCTCAAATCGTGGAGGCGTTGAAGATCGGATACCTTTGCACAGCTGAAGTTCCTTCAAAGCGGCCGAGCATGCAGCAGGTAGTTGGTTTGCTTAAAGATCTTGAACTGATCAAACAATGA